In Thermococcus sp. MV5, the genomic window AGTTGCTGGTGACAATTTGTTCTCCTTTTCTCTGGAAGACTTTTTGAGACACTACAGTGGAAAGCCGTTAATAGCAGTCTATGATGTTGGTGACTTTGAGCTGGCCAAGAGATATGGTGTAGTGCTCGTTGAAGGGAACAGAGTCATTGATTTTCAGGAAAAACCTCTGCAACCAAAGTCCACATTGATAAGCACGGGTGTCTATGCTTTTCCAAAGGATGTTATAGAAAAGGTTGATGAATACCTTGAGAGAGGGAATAGAGATTCTCCAGGTTATTTCATAGAATGGCTGTTGGAGAACGACGTTGAAATTTATGCATACAAGTTCGATGATTACTGGTACGATATTGGTTCGGCTGACAGCTATTTGGAGGCTATGAAGACATTACTTAAGGAGAGTCAAATTGAAGAGATTCAGATAAGTCCCTACTCCAAGATCATCCCTCCAGTTGTGATTAAAAAGGGTGCCAAGATTCTTGGAAGGTCAATAGTTGGACCTTATGCTTATATTGGAGAAGAGTGCGTGATTGAGAACTCTGATGTGAGTGACTCTATAATCTTTAATGCCACTGTAATAAGAGGTTCTA contains:
- a CDS encoding sugar phosphate nucleotidyltransferase, with protein sequence MKVLIMAGGYATRLWPITKGKPKPLLPVGNKYIIDYILEKTKDLGLEVHVSTNKFFERHFKSWAEKNNIGLIVEETISEEEKLGTIGAIKYAVSELGVDDYLIVAGDNLFSFSLEDFLRHYSGKPLIAVYDVGDFELAKRYGVVLVEGNRVIDFQEKPLQPKSTLISTGVYAFPKDVIEKVDEYLERGNRDSPGYFIEWLLENDVEIYAYKFDDYWYDIGSADSYLEAMKTLLKESQIEEIQISPYSKIIPPVVIKKGAKILGRSIVGPYAYIGEECVIENSDVSDSIIFNATVIRGSTIWRSIIDEKCEIRNLELKKSLVGGHAKIQRGD